A single window of Lutzomyia longipalpis isolate SR_M1_2022 chromosome 1, ASM2433408v1 DNA harbors:
- the LOC129787853 gene encoding mitochondrial import inner membrane translocase subunit Tim17-B isoform X1, with protein MEEYAREPCPYRIVDDCGGAFAMGCIGGGVFQAIKGFRNAPSGISRRMLGSLTAIKARSPVIAGNFAVWGGMFSTIDCTLVHLRKKEDPWNSIISGAATGGILAARNGNKAPLSECFIFCSKKCVLLGFFAGVPAMAGSAIIGGVLLALIEGVGILFTRLSAEQFRMPGPTEDPAVLNEASNQGGGGGGFSFGKAPPNYQ; from the exons ATGGAGGAATACGCACGAGAACCTTGCCCCTATCGCATTGTTGATGACTGTGGGGGTGCATTTGCCATGGGATGCATCGGTGGGGGTGTTTTCCAGGCAATTAAGGGCTTCCGCAATGCCCCATCGGGGATAAGCAGACGAATG CTTGGTAGTCTTACAGCCATAAAAGCCAGATCTCCCGTAATTGCGGGAAATTTCGCCGTCTGGGGCGGAATGTTCAGCACAATTGACTGCACTCTCGTACACCTGCGCAAAAAGGAAGATCCGTGGAATTCGATAATTAGTGGAGCAGCCACTGGGGGAATTCTCGCGGCAAGAAATGGTAACAAAGCTCCTCTCtctgaatgttttattttttgttctaaaaaatgCGTTTTGTTGGGTTTTTTTGCAGGAGTTCCCGCCATGGCTGGCTCAGCAATCATCGGAGGAGTCCTCCTGGCTCTCATTGAGGGCGTTGGGATTCTCTTTACACGCCTCTCAGCTGAGCAATTCCGAATGCCAGGCCCCACGGAAGATCCTGCCGTTCTCAATGAAGCCTCCAATCAGGGTGGCGGCGGTGGGGGCTTCAGCTTTGGCAAGGCCCCACCAAATTATCAATAG
- the LOC129787853 gene encoding mitochondrial import inner membrane translocase subunit Tim17-B isoform X2, producing MEEYAREPCPYRIVDDCGGAFAMGCIGGGVFQAIKGFRNAPSGISRRMLGSLTAIKARSPVIAGNFAVWGGMFSTIDCTLVHLRKKEDPWNSIISGAATGGILAARNGVPAMAGSAIIGGVLLALIEGVGILFTRLSAEQFRMPGPTEDPAVLNEASNQGGGGGGFSFGKAPPNYQ from the exons ATGGAGGAATACGCACGAGAACCTTGCCCCTATCGCATTGTTGATGACTGTGGGGGTGCATTTGCCATGGGATGCATCGGTGGGGGTGTTTTCCAGGCAATTAAGGGCTTCCGCAATGCCCCATCGGGGATAAGCAGACGAATG CTTGGTAGTCTTACAGCCATAAAAGCCAGATCTCCCGTAATTGCGGGAAATTTCGCCGTCTGGGGCGGAATGTTCAGCACAATTGACTGCACTCTCGTACACCTGCGCAAAAAGGAAGATCCGTGGAATTCGATAATTAGTGGAGCAGCCACTGGGGGAATTCTCGCGGCAAGAAATG GAGTTCCCGCCATGGCTGGCTCAGCAATCATCGGAGGAGTCCTCCTGGCTCTCATTGAGGGCGTTGGGATTCTCTTTACACGCCTCTCAGCTGAGCAATTCCGAATGCCAGGCCCCACGGAAGATCCTGCCGTTCTCAATGAAGCCTCCAATCAGGGTGGCGGCGGTGGGGGCTTCAGCTTTGGCAAGGCCCCACCAAATTATCAATAG
- the LOC129787851 gene encoding golgin-45, producing MEAGKRTQGDGQETNTPSKGEKSVQEVPLKKNPWENQRKHRGAIPKESPLAPIGKIFTLVPHVVHTTGKQTALPRNKEPRFVPFEPYKGAVTPIIPFRKPPQRTKSRNNLDLGVLVSQLSDLKTCEMLQHAPGMPESRSIGCMSDAEVKIAALEQQLKEAKRDKESFESQLKFQVQVNTELKNLLVAALGEDIQTRVNVLTEDKLQLARALLDSANNISTHTEQIEYLAGQSEVWRSKFLASSLMVEELARWKASLTQKNNLLVASNKQLLEMTSRQVRDMARDVLKNLKFLSGIRELKLRSGNAVDLLAECVNISQQLVLHSGVGMPEEINLDNLEPFTEAENAAIKALQNSNQPLMSTDEAFKAIVGQAFPSILAMRKDSTATTTELEEDFNGNNGQEVTPK from the exons ATGGAGGCag GAAAACGGACTCAGGGAGATGGGCAGGAAACCAATACACCGTCAAAAGGTGAAAAATCCGTCCAAGAAGTTCCATTGAAGAAGAATCCCTGGGAAAATCAGAGAAAGCACCGAGGAGCAATCCCGAAGGAATCTCCTCTGGCCCCAATTGGGAAGATTTTCACACTTGTCCCCCACGTTGTACACACAACGGGGAAACAGACGGCACTTCCGCGGAATAAGGAACCCCGATTTGTTCCCTTTGAACCCTACAAAGGTGCTGTGACCCCAATTATTCCCTTCCGGAAGCCACCCCAGCGTACCAAATCTCGCAATAATCTCGATCTTGGTGTTCTCGTGTCGCAGCTGTCGGATCTCAAAACGTGCGAAATGCTCCAGCATGCACCGGGGATGCCTGAAAGTAGGTCAATTGGATGCATGTCAGACGCAGAGGTGAAAATCGCTGCCCTGGAGCAGCAGCTGAAGGAAGCAAAGCGCGACAAGGAGAGTTTTGAGAGTCAATTGAAGTTTCAAGTGCAGGTCAATACGGAACTGAAGAATCTCCTTGTGGCTGCCCTTGGGGAAGACATCCAGACACGCGTCAATGTGCTCACGGAGGACAAACTCCAGCTGGCACGGGCTCTTCTGGACTCTGCCAATAACATTTCCACGCATACGGAACAAATTGAATACCTCGCGGGGCAGAGTGAGGTGTGGCGTAGTAAATTCCTCGCCAGTAGCCTAATGGTGGAGGAATTGGCACGCTGGAAGGCCAGCTTGACGCAGAAGAATAATCTCCTTGTGGCCTCCAATAAGCAACTCCTGGAGATGACTTCGCGTCAAGTGAGGGACATGGCGAGGGATGTGCTGAAGAATTTAAAGTTCCTCAGTGGGATTAGGGAGCTGAAACTACGTTCGGGGAATGCTGTGGATCTCCTGGCGGAATGTGTCAACATCTCACAGCAGCTGGTGCTTCATTCGGGTGTTGGGATGCCGGAAGAAATCAACCTGGACAATCTGGAGCCTTTCACGGAAGCTGAGAATGCGGCAATTAAG GCTCTTCAGAACTCCAATCAACCCCTCATGTCAACAGATGAGGCCTTCAAAGCAATCGTTGGGCAGGCATTTCCCTCAATCTTAGCCATGCGGAAGGACTCAACGGCAACAACGACAGAGCTGGAGGAGGATTTCAATGGGAATAATGGGCAGGAAGTGACGCCAAAGTGA
- the LOC129787848 gene encoding NHL repeat-containing protein 2 — MSVEDAEQVEMLDQLAYNCNRLRHELKAASTAEEEEEILKVYLRKADETHQPVGDFKEDLDWFNVEDPLTLGESLRGKIVVLDFFTYCCINCMHILPDLKKLEEMFTVEDGLVVIGVHSAKFDNEKDSANILSAVQRYNITHPVVNDVNSAMWNELNVQCWPTLLVLGPRGNPLFVLMGEGHFPILVKYIRSALEFYRNQGAIGAGSLPIKPSTDLLMKSNLKFPGKIACSKGSEAEDGAELYAIADSGNHRVVLINAQGEVLQKIGGKSAGFADGNFKTCRFDSPQGLVFLDSNTIFVADTENHAIRKICLRTRTVETIVGTGKQGNDRVGGKIGVEQEISSPWDVAVFRTKDMDMSFHMDESTIPEKTLLLIAMAGTHQIWAYFIDDLIWWKFRKCTQGTCAMIAGNGNEENRNNAYPTNASFAQPSGIAIARDTKELFIADSESSCVRKLSLSDGKVSGVVGGERNPQNLFAFGDVDGKSVLAKLQHPLGVTYNGRDKLIYVADTYNHKIKRIDSLTQSVTTLDVKGHAFNEPGGLCVNPSGTHLYVADTNNHTIEIVSLATLEARTLSISFSSSGNDALRHPGTPLQFGRLVLKPQGGKIRLSITLNLEQELGFTEEAPQKWNVYLPNDSWYVSQQNGTLRKGHSVDIDITVPEASFRLQVDSFSVHFKLALCSSRGVCFPRSFSVAFPVCYEKDGLDCIIEDVHVKIDENLVKL, encoded by the exons ATGAGCGTGGAAGATGCTGAGCAAGTGGAGATGCTGGATCAGTTGGCGTACAACTGCAATCGTCTCCGGCATGAGCTGAAGGCAGCCAGTACGgcggaggaggaggaggaaattCTCAAGGTCTACCTCCGGAAGGCCGATGAGACTCACCAGCCCGTTGGGGATTTCAAGGAGG atcTGGATTGGTTCAATGTGGAGGATCCCCTGACGCTGGGTGAGTCTCTACGTGGGAAGATTGTTGTGTTGGACTTTTTCACGTATTGCTGCATCAATTGCATGCACATCCTGCCGGATTTGAAGAAGCTCGAGGAGATGTTCACGGTGGAGGATGGGCTGGTGGTGATTGGGGTCCACAGTGCAAAGTTTGACAATGAAAAGGACTCCGCAAACATCCTGTCAGCCGTTCAGCGGTACAACATCACCCATCCCGTGGTGAATGACGTCAACTCGGCCATGTGGAATGAGCTGAATGTTCAATGTTGGCCAACACTGCTCGTTCTGGGGCCCCGTGGGAATCCCCTGTTTGTCCTAATGGGTGAAGGACACTTCCCCATCCTTGTGAAGTACATTCGTTCAGCATTGGAATTCTATCGCAATCAGGGAGCCATTGGGGCGGGCAGTTTGCCCATAAAACCCTCCACGGATCTCCTGATGAAGTCCAATTTGAAGTTTCCGGGGAAGATTGCCTGCTCAAAGGGGAGTGAGGCTGAGGATGGGGCTGAATTGTATGCCATTGCGGATTCCGGGAATCACAGGGTGGTGCTGATTAATGCTCAGGGGGAAGTGCTGCAGAAGATTGGTGGGAAGAGTGCGGGTTTTGCGGATGGGAACTTCAAGACGTGTCGCTTTGACTCCCCGCAGGGGCTGGTTTTCCTCGACAGTAACACCATCTTCGTGGCAGATACGGAAAATCACGCCATCCGGAAGATTTGTCTCCGGACACGCACGGTGGAGACCATCGTGGGCACGGGGAAGCAGGGAAATGATCGTGTTGGTGGGAAAATCGGTGTGGAGCAGGAAATCTCCTCGCCGTGGGATGTTGCGGTGTTCCGGACAAAGGATATGGACATGTCCTTCCACATGGATGAGAGCACAATCCCCGAGAAGACCCTCCTGCTGATTGCCATGGCGGGAACACATCAAATCTGGGCATACTTCATTGATGACCTCATCTGGTGGAAGTTCCGGAAATGCACGCAGGGCACGTGCGCTATGATTGCAGGGAATGGGAATGAGGAGAATAGGAACAATGCCTATCCCACAAATGCTTCCTTTGCCCAACCATCCGGGATTGCCATTGCCAGGGACACAAAGGAGCTCTTCATTGCCGACAGTGAGAGTTCGTGTGTCCGGAAGCTCTCTCTGAGCGATGGGAAGGTGTCCGGGGTTGTTGGCGGGGAGAGAAATCCCCAAAATCTCTTTGCTTTCGGCGATGTTGATGGGAAGAGTGTGCTGGCGAAGTTGCAGCACCCCCTGGGGGTGACCTACAATGGGCGCGATAAGCTGATCTACGTGGCAGACACGTACAATCACAAAATCAAACGAATTGACTCCCTGACCCAATCAGTGACCACGCTGGACGTCAAAGGGCATGCATTCAATGAACCTGGTGGTTTGTGCGTGAATCCCAGTGGGACGCACCTCTATGTGGCCGATACGAACAATCATACCATTGAGATTGTCTCTCTGGCCACGCTGGAAGCGAGAACTCTCAGCATTTCCTTCAGCTCCTCCGGGAATGATGCTCTCCGTCATCCCGGCACTCCGCTGCAATTCGGGCGGTTAGTGCTGAAGCCTCAAGGGGGGAAGATTCGCCTGTCAATCACCCTGAACCTTGAGCAGGAGTTGGGATTCACGGAGGAAGCACCGCAAAAGTGGAATGTGTACCTGCCGAATGATTCGTGGTACGTTAGTCAGCAGAATGGAACCCTCCGGAAGGGGCATTCAGTGGATATTGACATTACCGTGCCCGAGGCGAGTTTTCGCCTCCAAGTGGACAGTTTCAGTGTCCACTTTAAGCTGGCTCTGTGCTCCTCACGCGGCGTGTGCTTCCCACGTTCATTCTCAGTGGCATTTCCCGTCTGCTACGAAAAAGACGGCCTGGATTGCATCATTGAGGATGTCCACGTGAAGATTGATGAGAACCTCGTGAAGCTCTAG
- the LOC129787849 gene encoding tubulin alpha-1 chain yields the protein MRECISVHVGQAGVQIGNACWELYCLEHGIQPDGQMPSDKTVGGGDDSFNTFFSETGAGKHVPRAVFVDLEPTVVDEVRTGTYRQLFHPEQLITGKEDAANNYARGHYTIGKEIVDLVLDRIRKLADQCTGLQGFLIFHSFGGGTGSGFTSLLMERLSVDYGKKSKLEFAIYPAPQVSTAVVEPYNSILTTHTTLEHSDCAFMVDNEAIYDICRRNLDIERPTYTNLNRLIGQIVSSITASLRFDGALNVDLTEFQTNLVPYPRIHFPLVTYAPVISAEKAYHEQLSVAEITNACFEPANQMVKCDPRHGKYMACCMLYRGDVVPKDVNAAIATIKTKRTIQFVDWCPTGFKVGINYQPPTVVPGGDLAKVQRAVCMLSNTTAIAEAWARLDHKFDLMYAKRAFVHWYVGEGMEEGEFSEAREDLAALEKDYEEVGMDSGEGENEGAEEY from the exons ATG cgTGAGTGTATCTCAGTTCATGTGGGTCAGGCTGGAGTGCAGATCGGCAATGCTTGCTGGGAGCTGTACTGCCTCGAGCACGGAATCCAACCCGACGGCCAGATGCCATCGGATAAGACGGTGGGTGGGGGCGATGACTCCTTCAACACCTTCTTCAGCGAGACAGGGGCCGGGAAGCACGTCCCACGCGCTGTGTTCGTCGACCTGGAGCCCACTGTGGTGGATGAAGTGCGCACCGGGACGTACAGGCAGCTCTTCCACCCGGAACAGCTGATCACGGGCAAGGAGGATGCCGCCAACAACTACGCCCGCGGGCACTACACCATCGGCAAGGAGATTGTCGACCTGGTGCTGGATCGCATCCGGAAGCTGGCCGATCAGTGCACCGGACTGCAGGGTTTCCTCATCTTCCACTCCTTCGGCGGTGGCACCGGCTCTGGGTTCACCTCCCTCCTCATGGAGCGCCTCTCCGTGGACTACGGCAAGAAGTCCAAGCTGGAGTTTGCCATCTACCCAGCCCCGCAGGTCAGCACGGCCGTCGTGGAGCCCTACAACTCCATCCTCACCACCCACACCACCCTTGAGCACTCTGACTGTGCCTTCATGGTGGACAATGAGGCCATCTACGACATCTGCCGCCGCAATTTGGACATTGAGCGCCCCACCTACACCAATCTCAATCGCTTGATTGGCCAGATTGTCTCCTCCATCACGGCCAGTTTGCGCTTCGACGGTGCTCTCAATGTGGATCTCACGGAGTTCCAGACCAACTTGGTGCCCTACCCACGCATTCATTTCCCCCTCGTGACGTATGCGCCGGTGATTAGCGCCGAGAAGGCCTACCACGAGCAACTGAGCGTGGCCGAGATCACGAACGCGTGCTTTGAGCCCGCCAATCAGATGGTCAAGTGCGATCCGCGTCACGGCAAGTACATGGCGTGCTGCATGCTGTACCGCGGGGACGTCGTGCCCAAGGATGTGAATGCTGCCATCGCCACCATCAAGACCAAGCGCACCATCCAGTTCGTCGATTGGTGCCCCACCGGCTTCAAGGTCGGCATCAACTACCAACCACCCACTGTCGTGCCCGGCGGCGATCTGGCCAAGGTGCAGCGTGCTGTCTGCATGTTGTCCAACACCACCGCCATCGCCGAGGCATGGGCTCGTCTTGACCACAAGTTCGATCTCATGTACGCCAAGCGCGCCTTCGTGCACTGGTACGTCGGCGAGGGCATGGAGGAGGGAGAATTCTCCGAGGCGCGTGAGGATTTGGCTGCCCTCGAGAAGGACTACGAGGAGGTCGGCATGGATTCCGGCGAGGGAGAGAACGAGGGGGCTGAGgagtattaa